From the Paenibacillus sp. R14(2021) genome, the window CGATCCCTTCCTTGAAGCCGCCAACCGCAGATTCGGAGAAGCCTGACCTGCTTTTGCCCGTCTACCCGGCTAGAATGGTCGGCGTCTTGCTGCCGGATATTTCGGAATCGTACGGGCTGCGATTATTTCGTTCCATTGAAGAGAAGCTCTCTGAGCTCGGCTGCCATTTAGTCATCCGCTTGACGTACGATAAACAGGCAGAGGAAGAGAAAGCGATTCAATCGTTGATCAAATCCGGCGTTGACGGATTAATCGTATTTCCCGTCCACGGCGAGCATTACAGCACGGAACTTCTGCGCCTCGTTGTCGACGGCTTTCCGCTTGTACTGATAGACCGCTATATGAGAGGCATCCCAGCGTACTCGGTACATACGGATAACGAGAAGGCCTGCGAAGAGCTGACGGACTATTTAATCGACAAGGGGCACAGGGAGGTGGCCCTGCTGTCGACGCCGGCTGAGAATACGACGACGCTCGAAGACCGGCTGAAGGGTTTCTCCAATGCATTCATTAAGCGAGGGCTCAGCCTGAATCAGGATCATTTCGTCACGAATCTGTTCAGCTCGCTTCCCAAGTCCTTCGAGAACCACAATATTCAGATCGACCAGCAGCTGCTGCGCAAGTACATGCATGCGCACCCCACAACGACGGCTTTCGTGGCCTGCGAGTATAATTTGGCGCGGGTGCTGAAGCGGGAGATCGAGCTGATGGGCAAACGGGTGCCCGAGGACTACGAGATTGTTTGCTTTGATTATTTGAGCGATAATTTCGACGTGCCTCAATTCGTCCATATCCGCCAGAATGAAGATGCGATGGGAGCCAAGGCCGTCGAAATTCTGAGCAGCCTCTGGCGCGGGGAATTCCCGCTGCGGCAAAGCGTGATCGATTTTTCACTTGCTCAATAATGATCAAGTGCCATAGATTACTCGATCGACAGAGGGGCGCATCGTTGAAGCATTCACCTGATGAACAGTATAGATAACGAATGGACGGGATTTGCGCTGCTGCGCGCATCCCGTTTTTTTGTGTGCCGAGAAGAGGCTGTAAGCTAACGATTTGAAAAATATACCATTTAGTATATTGTTTCATTAATGATATAAAAGTAATGTTGACATACTAACATATGGTATAATATACTTCACTAGGGGAGTCATTCGAGGGTAAACGAAAGCGCTTTATGCGAGGAAGCTGCCCGCATGGAATGATTGCCGCCAAGATGACGAAGGAGGGCAACATGAATTCAACATTGACTACATTCATAAATGAAACCGCTGACAAACTGACGAAAATTCGTCCTGATCTGGTTCAATCCTTTAAACAATGCTACCCCAATACGCTGGAGACGACTGTGGAAGCCTTGGAGGATGGAACGACCTTTATTATAACCGGTGACATCCCGGCCATGTGGCTTCGCGATTCTTCCGCTCAAATCCGGCCGTATATGAAACTGGCCGCAAAGGATGCCGAGCTGGCTACCTTGTTTAAAGGGGCCGTTCATCGCCAAGCACTATACTTAACGATTGATCCTTACGCAAACGCTTTCAATAAAGAGTCGAACGGACACGGTCATCAAACTGACGCCACGCAGATGGGACCATGGATCTGGGAACGTAAGTACGAGCTGGATTCCCTGTGCTACCCGGTGCAATTATGCAAGGATTATTACGCGGCTACCGGAGATGCTTCTGTCTTCACGGAAACGGTGCACGCGATGCTCCGCAAGATTGTAGATACGATGCTGGTCGAGCAAAATCATGAAGCCCAATCACCATATACCTTCGAGCGCAAGGACATTCTGCTTCCGTCCGATACGCTGCCATTCAAGGGAAAAGGAACGAAGGTGAACTACACGGGGATGATCTGGTCCGCGTTCCGCCCGAGCGATGACGCCTGCAAGTACGGCTATCTCATTCCGGCGAACATGTTCGCAGCTGTCGTTCTGGGTTATATCGCCGAGTTCGCGGAGCAATTCTACGGAGACAGCGCGCTTGCTTTGAAAGCGCTTCAAATCAAGAAAGATGTTGAGTTCGGCATCGAAACGTACGGTATTGTGGATCATCCGCGGCATGGACGGATCTACGCCTACGAGACGGACGGCTACGGCAACTATAACCTGATGGACGATGCGAATGTGCCGAGCTTGCTGTCCATTCCGTACTTGGGCTACCGCTTGGCAGACGACGAGATCTACAAACGGACCCGGTCTTTTGTGCTTAGCGCCGACAATCCGCATTATCATGCCGGGCAATTTGCGCGCGGCATCGGCAGCCCCCACACGCCGCTCGGCTATGTGTGGCATATCGGCCTCATTATGCAGGGCTTGACCTCGACCGACTCGGCAGAGAAGGATGCCATCGTCGATATGCTCGCTCAGACGACCGCCGGCACGGGCTTCATGCACGAGAGCTTCGATCCCGATCAGCCTGAAACATTTACACGCCCTTGGTTTGCGTGGGCAAACAGCCTGTTTGGGCAATATCTAGCTGAATGGGTGAACGAGAAAGCGTAGAACAGGAGGGTGCAAGAATGAAGAAATCATTTTGGCAAAAGGACGGCGTCATCGGCTACATGTTTATTCTTCCGGGCGTCATCGGGTTCTTATTCTTCGTCGCTTATCCGCTGCTCTCTTCCATCTACTTCTCAATGACCAAGTGGAGCGGCTTCGATACGCCGAAGTTTATCGGACTGAAGAACTTCAAGTATATGTTCACGATGGACCCTACCTTCTGGCCCGGCTTAAGGGCAACGATATTGTACGCGGTCATCAGCGTTCCGCTCGGCTTGGTGCTGGGGCTGGCGCTTGCGATGCTGCTGAATCGAAGCTTGCCCGGCATCAAAATATTCCGTACGCTGTTCTATCTGCCGGTCGTTCTGCCAATCGTGGCGACCTCGACGCTTTGGCTGTTCGTTTACGAGCCGCAGTTCGGGCTGGCGAACAATGTGCTCAAGGCAATTGGACTGCACCCGGTCGAGTGGCTGACGGATTCGCGGACGGCGTTGATGTCCTTGATGGTCATCGCCTTGTGGGGCGTAGGCTCCAACATGATTATTTTCCTCGGGGGATTGCAGTCCGTTCCGAGTGATGTGTACGAAGCGGCTGAGATCGACGGGGCAAGCAAATTCCGCGCCTTCTTCAGCGTTACGATTCCGCTCATTACGCCGACATTGTTCCTGCAGCTCATTACCGGCATGATCGGTGCGTTCCAAACCTTCGTGCAGCCGTCGATATTGACCAAGGACGGCGGACCTGACTTCTCGACCATGCTGCTGAACTTCAGCATTTACAAGAACGCCTTCCAGGGCCAGGATTTCGGATATGCGATCGCGCAGGTCTGGGTGCTGTTCGTGCTCATCATCCTGTTTACGATTATCGCGTTCAAATCTTCGAGCAGCTTCGTCTACTATGAAAATGATTCCCGGTAAGGAGGAACGACATGACTGGAAATAATGCGGCTGTTACGAAGAGACAACCAATCCGAACGGGATCCGTCATTCGATTTCTGTTCCTGCTGGTGCTGTCCATCTCGATGATTTATCCCGTGCTTTGGATGCTGACGATTGCGCTGTCAGGGAGCGGCGGCATGTTCGAGGTGCCGCCGGAATGGATTCCGCACGAGTTTCATTTCAACAACTTTATCGAAGGCGCGAAGAAGGTGGAGTTTGGCCACGTATTCCTGAACAGCCTGATCATCTCCCTGATTGTTACGATTGGTCAGGTCGTCAGCTCCTTGTTCGTCGGCTACGGCATCGCGAGAATTCCGTTT encodes:
- a CDS encoding GntR family transcriptional regulator codes for the protein MQAPLYEQIYGFVHEQITSGQLKAGERVPSEKELAEQFNVSRITTKKALEGLAQEGLITRMRGKGSFVSDHAGSVTAIPSLKPPTADSEKPDLLLPVYPARMVGVLLPDISESYGLRLFRSIEEKLSELGCHLVIRLTYDKQAEEEKAIQSLIKSGVDGLIVFPVHGEHYSTELLRLVVDGFPLVLIDRYMRGIPAYSVHTDNEKACEELTDYLIDKGHREVALLSTPAENTTTLEDRLKGFSNAFIKRGLSLNQDHFVTNLFSSLPKSFENHNIQIDQQLLRKYMHAHPTTTAFVACEYNLARVLKREIELMGKRVPEDYEIVCFDYLSDNFDVPQFVHIRQNEDAMGAKAVEILSSLWRGEFPLRQSVIDFSLAQ
- a CDS encoding carbohydrate ABC transporter permease gives rise to the protein MKKSFWQKDGVIGYMFILPGVIGFLFFVAYPLLSSIYFSMTKWSGFDTPKFIGLKNFKYMFTMDPTFWPGLRATILYAVISVPLGLVLGLALAMLLNRSLPGIKIFRTLFYLPVVLPIVATSTLWLFVYEPQFGLANNVLKAIGLHPVEWLTDSRTALMSLMVIALWGVGSNMIIFLGGLQSVPSDVYEAAEIDGASKFRAFFSVTIPLITPTLFLQLITGMIGAFQTFVQPSILTKDGGPDFSTMLLNFSIYKNAFQGQDFGYAIAQVWVLFVLIILFTIIAFKSSSSFVYYENDSR
- a CDS encoding glycoside hydrolase family 125 protein, yielding MNSTLTTFINETADKLTKIRPDLVQSFKQCYPNTLETTVEALEDGTTFIITGDIPAMWLRDSSAQIRPYMKLAAKDAELATLFKGAVHRQALYLTIDPYANAFNKESNGHGHQTDATQMGPWIWERKYELDSLCYPVQLCKDYYAATGDASVFTETVHAMLRKIVDTMLVEQNHEAQSPYTFERKDILLPSDTLPFKGKGTKVNYTGMIWSAFRPSDDACKYGYLIPANMFAAVVLGYIAEFAEQFYGDSALALKALQIKKDVEFGIETYGIVDHPRHGRIYAYETDGYGNYNLMDDANVPSLLSIPYLGYRLADDEIYKRTRSFVLSADNPHYHAGQFARGIGSPHTPLGYVWHIGLIMQGLTSTDSAEKDAIVDMLAQTTAGTGFMHESFDPDQPETFTRPWFAWANSLFGQYLAEWVNEKA